One window of Novosphingobium sp. 9U genomic DNA carries:
- a CDS encoding pyruvate carboxylase: MAHIQFLDETMRDGQQSLWGLRMRAGMALPVSPLLDRTGFTTIDLTGGGMLDVLTRYCQENYWEGLDLLVASMPNTPVRAGLRANANVTFSVSPKALMDLWVRRLCAHGVRSFWIYDVLFGIDNMLRLAKVAKESNAQVAAAVMFALSPVHTNEYFAEKVRILAASPDVDSILLYDTAGVLEKERLVGLLPGIVAAANGKPIEFHANNLLGMSAKAYLDAVDLGVSVLHTASKPMANGPSVPSTEIMVRNIELKGHTHSLDTSLLQPVADHFRAVGKAAGFLVDQYAEYDAFSEEHQIPGGMMGTFKAQLDMHKMTDRLSDVLDEVAAVRRDLGYPGMATPFSQLVGIQAVLNVVTGKRYGTVPDEVVQYAAGFYGDTVAPVDPEVMDRIMSSPRAKEVLDNPPPDPDLETLEKQYGTTDPDELILRASVPQADIDKMRAAGPVRRDYPLLSTPELEQVRKLMGVATMPVVEIKSAGLELSLRR, from the coding sequence ATGGCCCATATCCAGTTCCTCGACGAAACCATGCGCGATGGCCAGCAGAGCCTGTGGGGCCTGCGCATGCGCGCCGGCATGGCGCTGCCCGTCTCGCCGCTGCTCGACCGTACCGGCTTCACCACCATTGACCTGACAGGCGGCGGCATGCTCGACGTGCTGACGCGCTATTGTCAAGAGAACTACTGGGAGGGTCTCGACCTCCTGGTCGCCTCGATGCCCAACACGCCGGTGCGGGCGGGCCTTCGTGCAAACGCCAACGTCACCTTCAGCGTCAGCCCAAAGGCGCTGATGGACCTGTGGGTGCGCCGCCTGTGCGCGCACGGCGTGCGCTCGTTCTGGATTTACGACGTGCTGTTCGGCATCGACAACATGCTGCGGCTCGCCAAGGTCGCGAAGGAATCGAACGCGCAAGTCGCCGCGGCGGTGATGTTCGCGCTCTCGCCGGTGCACACCAACGAGTACTTCGCCGAGAAGGTGCGCATCCTCGCCGCCAGCCCGGACGTCGATAGCATCCTGCTCTACGACACGGCAGGCGTGCTGGAGAAGGAGCGCCTAGTTGGCCTGCTCCCCGGCATCGTCGCCGCGGCGAACGGCAAGCCGATCGAGTTCCACGCCAACAACCTGCTCGGCATGTCGGCCAAGGCGTACCTCGATGCGGTCGACCTCGGCGTTTCGGTGCTGCACACCGCGAGCAAGCCGATGGCGAACGGGCCTTCGGTGCCCTCGACCGAGATCATGGTGCGCAACATCGAGCTGAAGGGACACACCCATTCGCTCGACACCAGCCTGCTCCAGCCGGTTGCCGACCACTTCCGTGCGGTCGGGAAGGCGGCTGGCTTCCTGGTCGACCAGTACGCCGAGTACGACGCCTTCTCCGAAGAGCATCAGATCCCCGGCGGCATGATGGGCACGTTCAAGGCCCAGCTCGACATGCACAAGATGACCGACCGCCTGTCGGACGTGCTCGACGAAGTCGCCGCCGTGCGCCGCGATCTTGGCTATCCGGGCATGGCGACCCCGTTCAGCCAGCTGGTCGGTATCCAGGCGGTGCTCAACGTCGTCACCGGCAAGCGCTACGGCACCGTACCTGACGAGGTCGTTCAATACGCAGCGGGCTTCTACGGCGACACCGTGGCACCGGTCGATCCCGAGGTCATGGACCGCATCATGAGCAGCCCGCGCGCCAAGGAAGTGCTCGACAACCCGCCGCCCGATCCCGATCTCGAGACCCTGGAAAAGCAGTACGGGACCACCGACCCGGACGAGCTGATCTTGCGCGCATCGGTGCCGCAAGCTGACATCGACAAGATGCGTGCGGCAGGTCCGGTACGCCGTGACTACCCGCTGCTCTCGACGCCCGAACTGGAGCAGGTGCGCAAGCTGATGGGTGTTGCGACGATGCCGGTCGTGGAGATCAAGTCGGCCGGGCTCGAGCTGTCGCTGCGCCGCTGA
- a CDS encoding OB-fold domain-containing protein, which produces MYSAPETQPIELPTFHAEISLPYTLTPGKAVGTFLAEVKNRRIVGTRFPDGTVIAPAQDFSPTHGEMMESFVEAPQTGELTAFTRSDGHIIGFIKLDGCTNEFAHRILGDFGDLKIGQRVQAEWDDSVQESVLAIKGFRPAADAPVGSVAPLSETEEALGTIKYALSLPYEHAYGPYYGRMFDEIKENGRVMGVRSPGSDLALLPPREVDDISHKHTGTWKTCADTGTIRGCSIINMEFLGQTREPPYVYAEIVLDGASTRLIHMIEIESLEHAKEHIKPGTRVRAIWKEGERIGSMADIDRFEVIEE; this is translated from the coding sequence ATGTACTCAGCACCCGAAACACAGCCGATCGAACTCCCCACGTTCCATGCGGAAATCAGCCTTCCCTACACGCTGACCCCCGGCAAGGCGGTGGGCACGTTCCTGGCCGAAGTGAAGAACCGCCGCATCGTCGGCACCCGCTTCCCCGATGGCACGGTGATCGCGCCGGCGCAGGACTTCTCGCCTACCCATGGCGAGATGATGGAGAGCTTCGTCGAGGCTCCGCAGACCGGCGAACTCACTGCCTTCACCCGCTCCGACGGCCACATCATCGGCTTCATCAAGCTGGATGGCTGCACCAACGAATTCGCCCATCGCATTCTGGGCGACTTTGGTGACCTCAAGATCGGCCAGCGCGTGCAGGCCGAGTGGGACGACAGCGTCCAGGAGTCCGTCCTTGCGATCAAGGGCTTCCGTCCGGCCGCCGATGCGCCGGTGGGTTCGGTCGCGCCGCTGAGCGAAACCGAGGAAGCGCTGGGCACGATCAAGTACGCACTCTCGCTCCCTTATGAGCATGCCTATGGTCCGTATTACGGGCGCATGTTCGACGAGATTAAGGAGAACGGCCGCGTCATGGGCGTGCGCTCGCCGGGTAGCGACCTCGCACTGTTGCCCCCGCGCGAGGTGGACGACATCTCGCACAAGCACACCGGCACCTGGAAGACGTGCGCCGACACCGGCACCATCCGCGGCTGCTCGATCATCAACATGGAGTTCCTGGGCCAGACCCGCGAGCCCCCTTACGTCTATGCCGAGATCGTGCTCGACGGCGCCTCGACCCGCCTCATCCATATGATCGAGATCGAGAGCCTGGAGCACGCCAAGGAGCACATCAAGCCGGGCACCCGCGTCCGCGCAATCTGGAAGGAAGGCGAACGCATCGGATCGATGGCTGACATCGACCGCTTCGAGGTGATCGAAGAGTGA
- a CDS encoding enoyl-CoA hydratase/isomerase family protein — translation MSYENIIVEVSDRIATLTLNRPDAMNATTDGLYGEMADALPKLRKDPEVSCVILTGAGRGFCAGADLKNRRTDLTPLQLSARHRWILKNVLQPLHDIEKPVIAAVNGAAAGAGANMVLACDFAIASENASFTQAFAKVGLVPDLGGLFFLQRAVGIARAKELAYSARKVAAAEALELGLVQKVVPHDELLSTAREMALAISRNAPTAIGMMKTLFNKSQYATFDQMVEYEAYAQTVAFVSPDYMEGVMAFREKRAPEFKGGAAQTDDQTWR, via the coding sequence ATGTCCTACGAAAACATCATCGTCGAGGTGAGCGACCGCATCGCCACTCTGACGCTCAACCGTCCCGACGCGATGAACGCGACCACCGATGGTCTCTATGGCGAGATGGCCGATGCGTTGCCCAAGCTGCGCAAGGATCCCGAAGTCTCGTGCGTTATTCTGACCGGGGCAGGCCGGGGCTTCTGCGCCGGCGCCGACCTCAAAAACCGCCGTACCGACCTGACGCCGCTGCAGTTGAGCGCGCGTCACCGCTGGATTCTCAAGAACGTGCTGCAGCCGCTGCACGATATCGAGAAGCCAGTGATCGCCGCCGTTAACGGTGCGGCCGCGGGCGCCGGTGCGAACATGGTGCTCGCCTGCGATTTCGCGATCGCCAGCGAGAACGCCAGCTTTACCCAGGCTTTCGCGAAAGTCGGCCTGGTGCCTGATCTGGGCGGCCTGTTCTTCCTGCAACGCGCCGTCGGGATCGCCCGGGCCAAGGAGCTCGCCTATTCCGCGCGCAAGGTGGCCGCGGCAGAGGCACTGGAACTCGGCCTCGTGCAGAAGGTCGTGCCACATGACGAGCTGCTGTCCACCGCACGCGAGATGGCGCTGGCGATCAGCCGAAATGCGCCAACCGCGATCGGCATGATGAAGACGCTGTTCAACAAGTCGCAATACGCCACCTTCGACCAGATGGTCGAGTACGAGGCCTACGCGCAGACCGTCGCCTTTGTGTCGCCCGACTACATGGAAGGTGTGATGGCTTTCCGCGAGAAGCGTGCTCCCGAGTTCAAGGGCGGCGCCGCGCAGACCGACGACCAGACCTGGCGCTGA
- a CDS encoding N-acyl homoserine lactonase family protein: MSNWTVTSLRIGELYLPHGAGLQRDPIHVWLARDGQHNVLIDTGMADVALVTKRLKVEGWGGGHATLTKVLAEEGLTPGDIDHIVLTHGHFDHAENLDLFPDACVVIQRDEISHAADPVPSQRIYYWASTIGNLVARRRGSQIRALDGDCDLFEGFRILKVPSHTPGMQVPIITTEKGKVAVASDLGDHYRYWYPADPRATDRPQRSLSDAFMTGNIRSESERDWQAAMRRVRDASDIVIPAHDFRIPVRVPEQWFAIPESTAGDLAHEPPPSPTS; the protein is encoded by the coding sequence GTGAGCAACTGGACCGTCACCTCCCTGCGCATCGGCGAGCTGTACCTGCCTCACGGGGCAGGGCTGCAGCGCGACCCGATCCATGTCTGGCTTGCCCGTGACGGTCAGCACAATGTGCTGATCGACACTGGGATGGCCGACGTGGCGCTGGTCACCAAGCGACTCAAGGTCGAGGGCTGGGGTGGCGGTCACGCGACACTGACCAAGGTTCTGGCCGAAGAGGGCCTGACGCCCGGTGATATCGACCATATCGTCCTGACACACGGCCACTTCGACCATGCCGAGAACCTCGACTTGTTCCCGGACGCCTGCGTGGTGATCCAGCGAGACGAGATCTCGCACGCGGCGGATCCGGTGCCTTCGCAGCGGATCTATTACTGGGCCTCGACGATCGGCAATCTTGTCGCACGCCGGCGGGGATCGCAGATCCGCGCGCTGGACGGCGACTGCGATCTGTTCGAGGGTTTCCGCATTCTCAAGGTGCCGAGCCACACGCCCGGCATGCAAGTGCCGATTATCACCACCGAGAAGGGCAAGGTGGCAGTCGCCTCGGACTTGGGCGACCACTATCGCTACTGGTATCCGGCCGACCCGCGCGCCACGGACCGCCCGCAGCGCTCGCTGTCCGACGCGTTCATGACCGGCAACATTCGCAGCGAAAGCGAGCGCGACTGGCAAGCGGCGATGCGCCGGGTTCGCGACGCTTCCGACATCGTCATCCCCGCCCATGACTTCCGCATTCCGGTCCGCGTGCCGGAGCAGTGGTTCGCAATCCCGGAATCGACCGCCGGCGACTTGGCTCACGAGCCGCCGCCGTCGCCGACCTCCTGA
- a CDS encoding SDR family NAD(P)-dependent oxidoreductase, giving the protein MNRLDGKVAIITGAAQGMGAEHARRFVAEGAFTVFTDINAEAGAALEAELGERSLFVRHDVGSEDDWAHAVAKAEEKFGPVSVLVNNAGILGPGEKAAELSLAAFETVCRINQTSVFLGTKHVVPSMIRAGGGSIVNVSSISGIVAIYGTPNVAYAASKFAVRGITKQVAIEYGEHKIRANSVHPGYIRTPMMTAALDEEQIGIASGSVPIKRVGEVEDVSNLVVFLASDEAGFITGTEYIIDGGLTAL; this is encoded by the coding sequence ATGAACAGACTGGATGGCAAGGTCGCAATCATCACCGGTGCGGCACAGGGCATGGGCGCGGAGCACGCGCGCAGGTTCGTGGCTGAAGGCGCTTTCACCGTGTTTACCGACATCAACGCCGAAGCGGGGGCCGCGTTGGAGGCAGAGCTTGGCGAGCGATCGCTGTTCGTGCGCCACGACGTCGGGTCGGAAGACGATTGGGCACATGCAGTCGCCAAAGCCGAAGAAAAGTTTGGCCCGGTTTCCGTGCTGGTGAACAACGCCGGCATCTTGGGCCCGGGCGAGAAAGCGGCCGAGCTTTCCCTGGCGGCCTTCGAGACGGTGTGCCGGATCAATCAGACATCGGTGTTCCTGGGGACCAAGCATGTCGTACCCTCGATGATCCGCGCAGGCGGCGGCTCGATCGTCAATGTATCTTCCATTTCCGGCATCGTTGCGATCTATGGCACGCCGAACGTCGCCTATGCCGCGAGCAAGTTCGCAGTGCGCGGCATCACCAAGCAGGTCGCCATCGAATATGGCGAGCACAAGATCCGCGCGAACTCGGTCCACCCTGGCTACATCCGTACGCCAATGATGACCGCAGCGCTCGACGAGGAGCAGATCGGCATCGCCAGCGGCTCCGTGCCAATCAAGCGCGTCGGCGAGGTCGAGGATGTTTCGAACCTCGTCGTCTTCCTGGCTTCCGACGAGGCCGGCTTCATCACCGGCACGGAGTACATTATCGACGGCGGCCTGACCGCTCTTTGA
- a CDS encoding cytochrome P450, with protein sequence MEIGALNPSDVLAHARPANVPEDRVFDFDIYRDIPEGIDFHQFWFDLMKTVPHPLMWTPHNGGHWVSLRGEASDVVMSDSERFSNHTVLVPKETAGEAYRLIPLSLDPPEHRPFRNLLNENLGPKPLKPMEGAIVDLTVELIESFASKGECNFVHDFAEQLPVTIFMMLVDLPLADLPKLKHLADQFTRPDGSMTYPEVLTAFRDYLTPVIAERRNGGGEDMISRMVSSRIDGRELTDIEALNICTQVLVGGLDTVVNMLGFTFSYLARDQKLRQAIAADPALINDALLEFFRRFPVVSSAREVRDDVEFEGVTLAKGDMVMSPTIVVAMDTDAGEDPLDFRLNRPGRKHSTFGKGSHTCPGAHLARMEMKIVLREWFARIPEFRLADDAPLSYTNGIVGSVKPFRLVWDV encoded by the coding sequence ATGGAAATCGGAGCGCTCAATCCTAGCGATGTCCTGGCCCACGCGAGGCCGGCGAACGTGCCCGAAGACCGGGTGTTCGACTTCGACATCTACCGCGACATTCCCGAGGGCATAGACTTCCATCAGTTCTGGTTCGACCTGATGAAGACGGTGCCGCACCCGCTGATGTGGACTCCGCACAACGGTGGACACTGGGTGTCACTGCGTGGAGAAGCGTCGGATGTGGTGATGTCCGACTCGGAGCGGTTCTCGAACCACACCGTGCTGGTCCCCAAGGAGACTGCAGGCGAAGCGTATCGCCTGATCCCGCTTTCGCTCGACCCGCCCGAGCATCGCCCGTTCCGCAACCTCCTGAACGAGAACCTGGGGCCCAAGCCGCTCAAGCCGATGGAAGGCGCCATCGTCGATCTCACTGTCGAACTGATCGAAAGCTTCGCGTCCAAGGGCGAGTGCAACTTCGTCCATGACTTCGCCGAGCAGCTGCCGGTCACCATCTTCATGATGCTAGTCGATCTGCCGCTCGCCGATTTGCCCAAGCTCAAGCACCTGGCCGACCAGTTCACCCGACCCGACGGGTCGATGACTTACCCAGAAGTGCTGACCGCCTTCCGCGATTATCTGACGCCAGTCATTGCGGAGCGTCGCAACGGTGGCGGCGAGGATATGATCAGCCGCATGGTGAGCAGCCGCATCGATGGGCGTGAGCTGACCGACATCGAGGCGCTGAACATTTGCACCCAGGTGCTTGTCGGCGGGCTCGATACCGTGGTCAACATGCTCGGGTTCACGTTTTCCTATCTCGCGCGGGACCAGAAGCTGCGTCAGGCGATCGCCGCAGACCCTGCGCTGATCAACGACGCGCTACTCGAATTCTTCCGTCGCTTCCCAGTGGTCTCGTCGGCCCGCGAAGTACGCGACGATGTCGAGTTCGAGGGCGTGACGCTCGCAAAGGGCGACATGGTCATGTCACCGACGATCGTGGTCGCCATGGACACCGACGCTGGCGAAGATCCGCTCGACTTCCGCCTGAACCGCCCCGGCCGCAAGCACTCCACCTTTGGCAAGGGTTCGCACACCTGCCCGGGTGCCCACCTTGCGCGCATGGAGATGAAGATCGTGTTGCGCGAGTGGTTTGCGCGGATTCCCGAGTTCCGCTTGGCCGACGATGCGCCGCTCAGCTACACCAACGGCATCGTCGGCAGCGTCAAGCCGTTCCGACTGGTCTGGGACGTCTAA
- a CDS encoding acyl-CoA dehydrogenase: MDFSYSPDEEDFRQRLRSWLKDALPIGWGETVFEPEDEEERYMFRRDWDRKLHSGGWTGINWPIEYGGRGATLVERAIFAEEMARARAPESLNIIGQNLAGPTILTYGTEAQKARFLPKIISSDEIWCQGFSEPNAGSDLASVRTRAERRGDKFIVNGQKIWTSYAQFSQWCFALVRTDPDAPKHKGLSFLLIDMSSPGISIRPLRQISGESEFNETFFDDVEVPIENLVGEVNEGWKIAMTTLAYERGPEDCLGRQIRFKQELEHLIDVAAETPRQDGVLTDDPLVLEKLGRSIVEVEAMRLAALRSFSRYLHGESRGPDASIIKLYWSHAAQRMYENALDILGPEAVISGNDPQAAAGGRFQMSYLQSKAFTIYSGSSEIQRNIIGERLLGLPR, encoded by the coding sequence ATGGACTTCAGCTATTCCCCCGATGAGGAAGATTTCCGCCAGCGCCTGCGCAGCTGGCTGAAGGACGCACTGCCGATCGGCTGGGGCGAGACCGTCTTCGAACCCGAGGACGAGGAGGAACGCTACATGTTCCGCCGCGACTGGGACCGTAAGCTGCACTCGGGCGGGTGGACCGGCATCAATTGGCCGATCGAATACGGCGGTCGGGGTGCTACCCTGGTCGAGCGGGCGATCTTCGCCGAGGAAATGGCGCGCGCGCGGGCTCCCGAAAGCCTGAACATCATCGGTCAGAACCTCGCCGGGCCGACGATCCTGACGTACGGCACGGAGGCGCAAAAGGCGCGCTTCCTGCCCAAGATCATCTCGTCGGACGAGATCTGGTGCCAGGGTTTCTCCGAGCCCAACGCCGGCTCCGACCTCGCATCGGTCCGCACGCGGGCGGAGCGGCGTGGCGACAAGTTCATCGTCAATGGCCAGAAGATCTGGACCAGCTACGCACAGTTCTCGCAGTGGTGCTTCGCGCTGGTGCGGACGGACCCCGACGCGCCCAAGCACAAGGGCCTGAGCTTCCTACTGATCGACATGAGCAGCCCGGGCATCTCGATCCGGCCATTGCGCCAGATCTCGGGCGAAAGCGAGTTCAACGAGACCTTCTTCGACGATGTCGAGGTGCCGATCGAGAACCTCGTCGGCGAGGTCAACGAGGGCTGGAAGATCGCCATGACCACGCTCGCCTACGAGCGCGGTCCGGAGGATTGCCTCGGTCGCCAGATCCGGTTCAAGCAGGAGTTGGAGCATCTGATCGATGTTGCGGCTGAGACGCCGCGTCAGGACGGGGTCCTGACCGACGATCCGTTGGTGCTCGAAAAGCTCGGCCGCTCGATCGTCGAAGTCGAAGCCATGCGCCTTGCCGCCCTGCGCAGCTTCAGCCGCTACCTGCACGGCGAGAGCCGCGGACCCGACGCCTCGATCATCAAGCTGTACTGGAGCCACGCGGCGCAGCGCATGTATGAAAATGCGCTCGACATCCTGGGCCCGGAGGCGGTGATATCCGGCAACGATCCGCAGGCAGCCGCCGGCGGCAGGTTCCAGATGAGCTACCTGCAGTCCAAGGCCTTCACGATCTACTCCGGCTCTTCGGAGATCCAGCGCAACATCATTGGCGAGCGGTTGCTCGGCCTGCCGCGCTGA
- a CDS encoding acyl-CoA dehydrogenase family protein produces MDFAFNEEQRSLGETVAKVLADFPALTGPDPERGQDDAAWQALAELGLFSLLVSEADGGVGLTLIDVALAVEALGSGLAPSLVASTLIATELLNRFGTATQKAKFLPQVAAGELRIAIAAAEAGVGDAPGAVACSSTGGRLSGTKIAVAGAVDADLLLVLAKGEAGPALILVDPTASGVTIREHEALDPSAGLCEVRLADVAVESTAILGQGSAGEAVETLIDVAATFHAGMAMGIAARMQDLAVEYAKTRQQFGQAIGAFQSIKHRCADMAVAVEVGRATAYYAFWACTGNEPDRSRSASAAKAYCSEIARDVCNDAIQIHGGMGFTWELGLHRYLRRAKVIEHAFGGRAWHYARVTTETLAMRGDTGEALPERRVA; encoded by the coding sequence ATGGATTTCGCCTTCAATGAGGAGCAGCGCAGCCTCGGCGAGACGGTCGCCAAGGTGCTGGCCGATTTCCCGGCGCTGACGGGACCCGATCCCGAGCGCGGGCAGGACGACGCGGCCTGGCAGGCTCTTGCCGAGCTCGGACTGTTCTCGCTGCTGGTGAGCGAGGCTGACGGTGGCGTCGGCCTGACGCTGATCGACGTTGCGCTTGCGGTAGAGGCGCTGGGCAGTGGCCTTGCACCCTCGCTGGTCGCGTCGACGCTGATAGCCACCGAACTGCTCAACCGTTTCGGCACGGCCACTCAAAAGGCCAAGTTCCTGCCGCAGGTCGCTGCCGGTGAACTGCGGATCGCGATCGCGGCGGCCGAGGCGGGCGTGGGCGACGCTCCCGGTGCTGTGGCTTGCAGCTCGACCGGTGGAAGGTTGAGCGGAACCAAGATTGCAGTTGCCGGTGCAGTCGATGCGGACTTGCTGCTGGTTCTCGCCAAGGGCGAGGCAGGCCCCGCGCTGATCCTGGTCGATCCAACGGCTTCTGGAGTCACGATCCGTGAGCATGAAGCGCTCGATCCCTCTGCTGGGCTGTGCGAGGTGCGCCTTGCCGATGTCGCCGTCGAAAGCACGGCCATCTTGGGGCAAGGCTCGGCAGGAGAAGCGGTTGAGACGCTGATCGATGTCGCTGCTACCTTCCATGCTGGCATGGCGATGGGCATCGCTGCGCGAATGCAGGACCTTGCGGTTGAGTACGCCAAGACACGGCAGCAATTCGGCCAGGCAATCGGCGCGTTTCAGTCGATCAAGCACCGCTGTGCCGACATGGCCGTGGCGGTCGAGGTGGGCAGGGCGACCGCATACTACGCATTCTGGGCTTGCACCGGCAACGAGCCTGACCGTTCGCGCAGTGCTTCGGCTGCCAAAGCCTACTGCTCAGAGATCGCGCGAGACGTGTGCAACGATGCGATTCAGATCCACGGCGGTATGGGTTTCACCTGGGAGCTTGGCCTGCATCGCTATCTGCGCCGCGCCAAGGTGATCGAACACGCGTTCGGCGGTCGTGCGTGGCACTATGCCCGTGTCACCACCGAGACGCTGGCGATGCGCGGCGACACCGGCGAGGCGTTGCCAGAGCGCCGGGTGGCTTGA
- a CDS encoding propanoyl-CoA acyltransferase has product MGHHVGIVGVGQTHHARRRTDVGPAGLVREAVDRALADAKLTIEDIDSVVVASGPVLFAAVNHPELWVANAIGAQNKPVMRVTSGGGAGFAGALAGYYQVAGGYAQRTLVVAYDKLSEGPLQYSISTLYDPFWGREFAVGIMGFSAAYWRARMDVLGHTEEAAAMVAVKNRGNAVNNPYAHFKKPTTVEEVLASKPLCWPIKLHDVPPISDGAAAIVLSNEKMAHHSTDRPAWIQGMAYCCEADNAAERSLMLSEPLALASKMVYRAAGITNPRRQFDVVEVQEPYSCFELNYYESLGLCPPGQAAELIASGATQLDGDIPVNPSGGCMGANPIGAVGVIRLIEAATQVMGRNESHQIKDAKLALVQSGGGWANLRGCAVLSA; this is encoded by the coding sequence ATGGGTCATCATGTAGGAATTGTCGGCGTTGGCCAGACGCACCACGCGCGCCGCCGTACCGATGTCGGCCCCGCCGGCCTCGTTCGTGAAGCGGTCGATCGCGCGCTCGCCGATGCGAAGCTGACGATCGAGGATATCGACAGCGTCGTCGTCGCCAGCGGCCCTGTGCTGTTCGCTGCCGTCAACCACCCCGAGCTGTGGGTCGCCAACGCGATCGGCGCGCAGAACAAGCCTGTCATGCGCGTCACCAGCGGCGGCGGTGCCGGCTTTGCCGGTGCACTCGCAGGCTATTACCAAGTGGCGGGCGGCTATGCCCAGCGCACCCTGGTGGTCGCTTACGACAAGCTGTCGGAAGGGCCGCTGCAGTACTCGATCTCGACGCTTTACGACCCGTTCTGGGGCCGTGAGTTCGCGGTCGGCATCATGGGCTTCTCGGCCGCTTACTGGCGTGCCCGCATGGACGTGCTCGGCCACACGGAGGAAGCGGCCGCGATGGTGGCGGTGAAGAACCGCGGCAATGCGGTGAACAACCCCTATGCGCACTTCAAGAAGCCGACGACGGTGGAGGAAGTGCTCGCGTCCAAGCCACTGTGCTGGCCGATCAAGCTGCACGACGTGCCGCCGATCTCGGACGGCGCTGCCGCCATCGTCCTCTCGAACGAGAAGATGGCGCATCACTCGACCGACCGTCCCGCCTGGATCCAGGGTATGGCTTACTGCTGCGAGGCCGACAATGCCGCCGAGCGTTCGCTGATGCTGTCGGAGCCGCTCGCGCTTGCATCGAAGATGGTCTACCGCGCCGCCGGCATCACCAACCCGCGCCGCCAGTTCGACGTGGTTGAGGTGCAGGAGCCGTACTCCTGCTTCGAGCTCAACTACTACGAGAGCCTCGGTCTGTGTCCTCCGGGCCAGGCGGCCGAGCTGATCGCTTCGGGCGCCACCCAGCTCGACGGCGACATCCCGGTCAACCCTTCGGGCGGCTGCATGGGCGCAAACCCGATCGGCGCGGTCGGCGTGATCCGCCTGATCGAGGCCGCGACGCAAGTCATGGGCCGCAACGAGAGCCACCAGATCAAGGACGCCAAGCTCGCGCTCGTGCAGTCCGGCGGAGGCTGGGCAAACTTGCGCGGCTGCGCCGTCCTGAGCGCTTGA
- a CDS encoding biotin/lipoyl-containing protein, which translates to MADTNASGDDRLLRDLELLNELFAQGGYKELRVVGPNVSVLLSAQAQSASVLQSGGNALAPLPAFSASTVQAAAASQPAPAAAPASKGAIDPAWVAVNAPNLGTFYRSPKPGSPAFVEVGQKVAVGTELCLIEVMKLFTSVRAEVAGTIRHIAAADAELVDGGQPLLYIEQE; encoded by the coding sequence ATGGCTGACACGAACGCCTCTGGCGACGACCGTCTGCTTCGTGACCTCGAACTCCTGAACGAGCTGTTCGCGCAAGGCGGCTACAAGGAGCTGCGCGTCGTTGGCCCCAACGTCAGCGTGCTGCTGTCGGCACAGGCGCAGAGCGCCTCCGTGCTTCAGTCGGGCGGCAATGCGCTCGCGCCGCTGCCGGCGTTCAGTGCCTCGACCGTACAGGCTGCCGCAGCTTCGCAACCTGCTCCGGCTGCGGCGCCGGCCAGCAAGGGAGCGATCGATCCCGCTTGGGTCGCGGTCAATGCGCCGAACCTGGGTACCTTCTACCGCTCACCCAAGCCCGGCTCTCCGGCCTTCGTGGAAGTCGGGCAGAAGGTTGCCGTGGGAACCGAGCTGTGCCTGATCGAGGTGATGAAGCTGTTCACCTCCGTCCGCGCTGAAGTTGCCGGCACCATCCGCCACATCGCCGCGGCCGACGCCGAACTGGTCGATGGCGGACAGCCGCTGCTCTACATCGAACAAGAATAA